Proteins co-encoded in one Sporosarcina sp. FSL K6-1522 genomic window:
- the spoIVA gene encoding stage IV sporulation protein A, translated as MKEELYENLARRTDGDIYIGVVGPVRVGKSTFVKRVMEEVVIPNMTEAADRIRAQDELPQSSPGPVIMTSEPKFVPAQGTLVSVGDGDLKFQIRLADCVGYVIDGVKGYEDEDGPKYVHTPWHNEPVAFEEAARIGTDKVIRDHSTIGILVTTDGTVNNIPRAAAEVAEIEIINKLKDIGKPFVIVLNSKMPAHEKTVALKHQLHETYGVPVIAISADQLNAQEIQLILKEALYEFPISDIDLQKPDWMDVLGSEHELNQNIDRVINEGFLEVSKIRKVQELAERLTDEKYVRHAEVIEVDSGKGKATIKIDMDEEAFREICEEIMGQEIGTKKDWLLFVKEAAKAKKSYNLYSEAIDTAKKQGYGVALPTIDDFNPTAPELIKQNNFFGVRMKATAPSLHIIRVDMEAEFSPLIGSEFHSHHLLKELKDAYLHDREKLWETQLFGTPLHEVMKESIRFKTASVPQNARKRLRETIEQMVNNGNKGMITFIV; from the coding sequence ATGAAAGAGGAATTATATGAAAATCTGGCTCGACGTACGGATGGTGATATTTATATAGGTGTCGTCGGCCCGGTCCGTGTAGGAAAATCCACGTTCGTGAAAAGGGTTATGGAAGAAGTCGTCATTCCAAATATGACGGAGGCGGCGGATCGGATACGGGCACAGGATGAATTACCGCAAAGTTCCCCAGGTCCGGTGATTATGACTTCCGAACCGAAATTTGTACCGGCACAAGGGACGTTGGTTTCTGTTGGGGACGGAGACTTGAAGTTTCAAATTAGACTTGCAGATTGTGTGGGCTATGTCATTGATGGCGTGAAGGGATATGAGGACGAGGATGGCCCTAAATACGTTCATACGCCATGGCATAACGAACCGGTCGCATTCGAAGAGGCGGCACGTATCGGCACGGATAAGGTGATTAGAGACCATTCTACAATCGGCATTCTCGTGACGACGGATGGCACAGTGAACAACATACCGAGGGCAGCGGCGGAAGTAGCTGAAATTGAAATCATAAATAAATTAAAAGATATCGGCAAACCTTTTGTCATTGTGCTTAATTCCAAAATGCCGGCACATGAAAAAACCGTCGCATTGAAACATCAGCTGCATGAAACATATGGTGTGCCGGTTATTGCGATTAGTGCAGATCAGTTAAATGCCCAAGAGATTCAACTTATTTTAAAGGAAGCGCTGTATGAATTTCCGATTTCTGATATTGATTTACAAAAGCCGGATTGGATGGACGTGCTTGGAAGTGAGCACGAGTTGAATCAAAACATCGACAGGGTTATTAATGAAGGTTTTCTCGAAGTGTCCAAAATTCGTAAAGTACAGGAGCTTGCAGAACGCTTAACCGATGAGAAGTATGTTCGACATGCTGAAGTGATAGAAGTGGACTCTGGCAAAGGGAAAGCGACGATTAAAATTGATATGGATGAGGAAGCATTCCGTGAAATATGTGAAGAAATCATGGGGCAGGAAATCGGGACGAAAAAAGATTGGTTATTATTTGTGAAAGAAGCGGCAAAAGCAAAAAAATCTTATAATTTGTACTCAGAGGCCATTGATACAGCTAAAAAACAAGGGTATGGCGTCGCACTTCCTACGATTGACGATTTTAATCCTACTGCTCCAGAATTAATTAAGCAGAACAACTTTTTTGGTGTTCGCATGAAGGCGACAGCGCCATCACTTCATATTATTCGGGTGGATATGGAAGCGGAGTTTTCGCCACTAATCGGCTCCGAATTCCATAGTCATCATCTGTTGAAGGAGTTGAAGGATGCTTATTTACATGACCGTGAAAAGTTGTGGGAAACCCAGTTATTTGGTACTCCACTTCATGAAGTGATGAAGGAAAGCATTCGTTTTAAAACGGCTTCTGTACCACAAAATGCTCGGAAACGGCTCAGAGAAACAATTGAACAAATGGTCAATAATGGTAACAAGGGCATGATTACGTTTATCGTCTAA
- a CDS encoding DUF2768 domain-containing protein, with amino-acid sequence MDKMWLSFYAMGFMVISMGLIYTSRHKLKNKILKLIFALIAYTLLIISFLAMIYLVFNGPTGGA; translated from the coding sequence ATGGATAAAATGTGGCTATCGTTCTACGCCATGGGATTCATGGTTATTTCTATGGGTCTCATTTACACGAGCCGACATAAGCTTAAAAATAAAATACTTAAATTGATCTTTGCCCTTATCGCTTATACATTACTCATTATTTCGTTTTTAGCGATGATTTATCTCGTATTTAACGGGCCGACAGGAGGAGCATGA
- a CDS encoding NAD(P)H-dependent glycerol-3-phosphate dehydrogenase: MKKVTVIGAGSWGTAIAFVLAENGHDCLLWARRPEQSAEINDNHSNNAYLPGISLPENLTATSNLEEAAMHGETIIIAVPTKGIRGVCADLNAMAIEQKLVVHVSKGIEPDSLKRISEMIAEEFAPTKLNAIVALSGPSHAEEVVLRHPTTVTAASVDLKAAEYVQDLFMNNYFRVYTNNDIVGVEIGAALKNVIALAAGISDGLEYGDNAKAALITRGLAEISRLGVKMGANPLTFSGLTGLGDLIVTCTSVHSRNWKAGNMLGKGNSLEEVVSGMGMVIEGVRTAKAAHQLATLHEVSMPLTEALYSILFENVPPKKAVDQLMNRMKKQEVEDLFGNR, encoded by the coding sequence ATGAAAAAAGTAACGGTTATTGGGGCGGGGAGCTGGGGAACTGCGATTGCGTTTGTTCTTGCTGAAAACGGTCATGACTGTTTGCTGTGGGCAAGACGCCCTGAGCAGTCTGCGGAAATTAATGATAACCATTCGAACAACGCATATTTACCTGGTATTTCTTTACCCGAAAACTTAACAGCGACCTCTAACTTGGAGGAAGCTGCAATGCATGGTGAGACGATTATCATCGCTGTGCCAACGAAAGGGATACGCGGGGTATGCGCGGACCTAAATGCGATGGCAATTGAACAAAAGCTTGTTGTTCACGTATCCAAAGGAATTGAACCGGATTCCTTAAAAAGAATATCAGAAATGATTGCGGAAGAATTCGCACCAACAAAACTGAATGCGATTGTAGCGCTTTCGGGGCCTAGTCACGCAGAAGAAGTCGTATTGAGACATCCAACGACGGTGACGGCTGCCTCTGTTGACTTGAAAGCAGCAGAGTATGTGCAGGATCTCTTTATGAATAACTATTTCCGTGTCTATACCAATAATGATATCGTCGGTGTGGAAATTGGGGCTGCACTTAAAAACGTCATCGCTTTAGCTGCTGGTATTTCAGATGGTCTTGAATATGGTGATAATGCCAAAGCGGCTCTTATTACACGCGGCTTAGCTGAAATTTCAAGACTAGGTGTCAAGATGGGGGCGAATCCTTTAACGTTTTCTGGTTTAACGGGTCTTGGTGATCTCATCGTTACCTGTACAAGCGTTCACTCACGCAACTGGAAGGCAGGCAACATGCTCGGTAAAGGGAATAGCCTAGAAGAAGTTGTATCCGGGATGGGCATGGTGATTGAAGGTGTTAGAACGGCAAAAGCCGCACATCAGCTCGCTACACTTCACGAGGTTTCTATGCCGCTTACTGAAGCGCTGTACTCCATTCTATTTGAAAACGTTCCACCGAAGAAAGCCGTCGATCAGCTGATGAATCGCATGAAAAAGCAAGAAGTGGAAGATCTTTTCGGCAATCGTTGA
- the der gene encoding ribosome biogenesis GTPase Der — MTKPTVAIVGRPNVGKSTIFNRIVGERISIVEDVAGVTRDRIYSSADWLTHDFNLIDTGGIDIGDEPFLEQIRLQAEIAIDEADVIIFLVNGREGVTDADEQVAKILYKTKKPVVLAVNKVDNPDMRDMIYDFYSLGFGDPYPVSGSHGLGLGDLLDEVANSFPEPGEEPIEDDVIRFSLIGRPNVGKSSLVNAFLGEERVIVSNIAGTTVDAIDTSYEHEGQKYKIIDTAGMRKKGKVYENVEKYAVLRALKAIDRSDVVLIVINGEEGIREMDKRIAGYAEDAGKGVMIVVNKWDAVEKDDKTMNKLTAEIRDNFQFLDYAPIAFVSAKTKQRVHSLFDKITMISENHALRIQSSVLNEVVEDAVARNPAPSDKGKRLRIYYATQVAIQPPTFVVFVNEPELMHFSYERFLQNRLREAFGFEGTPIRLITRARS, encoded by the coding sequence ATGACGAAACCAACAGTGGCGATTGTCGGTAGGCCAAACGTCGGAAAATCGACAATATTTAACCGAATCGTTGGAGAACGTATTTCGATTGTAGAAGATGTTGCAGGAGTAACACGAGACAGGATTTATAGCTCAGCAGATTGGCTGACACATGATTTTAATCTGATCGATACAGGGGGAATTGATATTGGCGATGAGCCTTTCCTCGAACAGATACGATTGCAAGCAGAAATTGCAATTGACGAGGCGGATGTTATTATTTTCCTTGTCAACGGTCGTGAAGGCGTAACAGATGCCGATGAGCAGGTTGCGAAAATTTTATACAAGACGAAAAAACCTGTTGTTCTCGCAGTAAATAAAGTGGACAACCCTGATATGCGGGATATGATTTACGATTTCTATTCCCTTGGGTTTGGCGATCCCTACCCGGTTTCAGGATCGCACGGATTAGGACTTGGAGATTTGCTGGATGAGGTTGCGAATAGCTTCCCAGAGCCGGGAGAGGAGCCGATTGAAGACGATGTGATTCGTTTTTCACTAATCGGTCGTCCGAACGTGGGGAAATCTTCACTCGTCAATGCGTTTTTAGGCGAGGAACGAGTCATTGTGAGCAATATCGCGGGTACGACAGTAGATGCAATCGATACCTCTTATGAACATGAGGGACAGAAGTATAAAATTATCGATACTGCTGGTATGCGTAAAAAAGGGAAAGTCTATGAAAATGTAGAGAAGTATGCAGTTCTTCGTGCATTGAAGGCGATTGACCGTTCGGATGTCGTGCTAATCGTTATTAATGGCGAAGAAGGTATTCGTGAAATGGACAAGCGGATTGCCGGCTATGCAGAAGATGCAGGAAAAGGTGTTATGATCGTCGTCAACAAATGGGATGCAGTTGAAAAAGACGATAAAACGATGAATAAGCTGACAGCAGAAATTCGAGATAATTTCCAATTCCTTGACTATGCACCAATCGCTTTTGTTTCGGCTAAAACGAAACAGCGTGTCCATAGCTTATTTGATAAAATTACGATGATTAGTGAAAACCATGCTTTGCGCATTCAATCGAGTGTGTTGAATGAAGTGGTTGAAGATGCGGTTGCGAGAAACCCTGCACCGTCTGATAAGGGCAAACGCCTGCGCATTTATTACGCAACACAAGTAGCGATTCAGCCACCAACATTCGTTGTATTTGTCAATGAGCCTGAGCTAATGCACTTCTCTTATGAGCGCTTTTTGCAAAACCGCCTTCGCGAAGCATTTGGCTTTGAAGGTACACCGATTAGGCTGATTACACGCGCAAGAAGTTAA
- the rpsA gene encoding 30S ribosomal protein S1, with the protein MTEEMNLETVGSYNEGDRVTGKVTKIEDKSVTVEITGAPFDGVIPISELSSLHIEKAEDAVAEGDELELIIMKVEEETYVLSKRKVDAEDAWDSLEEKFNNKVTIETEVRDVVKGGLVVDLGVRGFIPASLVEDHFVESFDDYKGRMMTFKIVEMDKEKNRLILSHRAVLQEEKSSKKEEIMDSLKEGQVLEGTVQRLASFGAFVDIGGVDGLVHISQLAHDHVEKVSDVLKEGDKVNVKVLSVDRDAERISLSIKDTLPGPWEGLESKAPVGSTLEGTVRRLVSYGAFVEVFPGVEGLVHISRISHQHIGTPHEVLKEGQQVNVKVLDVNPDEKRLSLSIKDLVEKEDDSNTSYGDYEMPEEASGFSLSDVIGDQLKKFSE; encoded by the coding sequence ATGACTGAAGAGATGAATTTGGAAACTGTAGGCAGCTATAACGAAGGTGATCGTGTTACTGGGAAAGTGACGAAAATCGAGGATAAATCGGTAACAGTCGAAATTACAGGCGCTCCGTTCGATGGTGTGATCCCCATTAGTGAACTATCTAGCCTTCACATTGAAAAGGCGGAAGATGCCGTTGCTGAAGGTGACGAACTTGAATTGATTATTATGAAGGTTGAAGAGGAAACTTATGTTCTTTCGAAACGGAAAGTCGATGCGGAAGATGCTTGGGATTCTCTTGAAGAGAAATTTAATAACAAAGTAACAATTGAAACAGAAGTGAGAGATGTTGTCAAAGGTGGACTAGTTGTTGACCTTGGTGTACGTGGATTTATACCGGCCTCACTTGTAGAAGATCATTTCGTCGAATCATTTGATGATTATAAAGGGCGTATGATGACGTTTAAAATTGTTGAAATGGATAAAGAGAAAAATCGCTTAATCCTTTCACACCGTGCGGTTCTTCAAGAAGAGAAATCTTCGAAAAAAGAAGAAATCATGGATAGCTTAAAAGAAGGCCAAGTGTTGGAAGGGACGGTTCAACGTCTTGCATCATTCGGCGCATTCGTTGATATTGGCGGTGTTGATGGCCTGGTTCATATTTCACAATTGGCGCATGATCATGTTGAGAAAGTGTCGGATGTGCTAAAAGAAGGCGACAAAGTAAACGTCAAAGTATTGTCTGTTGACCGTGATGCTGAGCGTATTTCATTGTCCATTAAAGATACGTTACCTGGGCCATGGGAAGGGCTAGAAAGCAAAGCGCCAGTGGGCTCTACATTAGAAGGTACGGTTCGCCGCCTTGTATCGTACGGTGCATTTGTAGAAGTATTCCCGGGCGTTGAAGGGCTTGTTCACATTTCACGCATTTCCCATCAGCATATTGGCACGCCACATGAAGTGCTAAAAGAGGGGCAACAAGTGAATGTTAAAGTGCTGGATGTGAATCCGGATGAGAAGCGTCTATCTCTCAGCATTAAAGATTTGGTTGAAAAAGAAGATGACAGCAATACTTCTTATGGAGATTATGAAATGCCGGAAGAAGCATCTGGATTTTCGTTAAGCGATGTTATTGGCGATCAGCTTAAAAAGTTTTCAGAATAA
- a CDS encoding lysophospholipid acyltransferase family protein, with the protein MNLYPLGKFLCSVAFYPLHRIKVIGKENFPKEGGVLLCANHIDNLDPPIVGITCPRPVHFMAKEELFSVPILKTILPSIKAYPVKRGMSDREAFRNTLKHLKAGNVVGLFPEGTRSKTGELGEGLAGAGFFALKGEAVVMPCAIIGPYKPFKRLKVVYGKPIDITPYRENRTSSEEVTAVIMNEIRKLIEQNR; encoded by the coding sequence ATGAATCTATACCCACTAGGTAAGTTTCTCTGCAGTGTGGCTTTTTATCCACTTCATCGCATCAAAGTGATTGGGAAAGAAAATTTTCCGAAAGAAGGCGGCGTGCTACTTTGTGCCAATCATATTGATAATTTAGATCCGCCGATTGTAGGTATTACTTGTCCAAGGCCCGTTCATTTTATGGCGAAAGAGGAATTGTTCAGTGTGCCGATTTTAAAAACCATTTTGCCAAGTATTAAAGCGTATCCTGTTAAGCGGGGGATGAGTGATCGCGAGGCGTTTCGAAATACATTGAAACATTTGAAGGCGGGCAACGTAGTCGGTTTATTTCCAGAAGGAACGCGCAGTAAGACTGGTGAATTAGGAGAAGGGCTTGCAGGCGCTGGTTTTTTTGCGCTTAAAGGAGAAGCGGTCGTCATGCCTTGCGCAATTATCGGTCCATACAAACCGTTCAAGCGCTTGAAAGTGGTCTATGGTAAGCCTATCGATATTACGCCTTATCGTGAGAATAGAACGTCTTCTGAAGAGGTAACGGCCGTGATTATGAATGAAATTCGTAAGCTTATTGAACAAAATCGCTAA
- the cmk gene encoding (d)CMP kinase: MYKELKIAIDGPAAAGKSTIAKMTAEKLGYTYIDTGAMYRALTHKALVQNIDTNDGDKLTALLRDTAIVLLPSAKGQKVIVDDVDVSEEIRSQQVTAHVSAVAVHSGVRALMVEKQQQLAEGTGVVMDGRDIGTAVLPNAELKIFMTASVEERAMRRYLENEKRGMATPLEQLAAEISERDRADSERVVSPLKQAEDAIVIDTTSMTIEEVAREISKLAEERAHI; this comes from the coding sequence ATGTATAAAGAATTAAAAATTGCAATAGACGGACCTGCAGCAGCGGGAAAAAGTACAATTGCTAAAATGACAGCTGAGAAATTGGGCTATACGTATATTGATACGGGCGCGATGTATCGCGCACTTACGCATAAGGCGTTAGTTCAGAACATAGATACTAATGACGGGGACAAACTGACTGCTTTGTTGCGAGATACGGCAATCGTATTATTACCATCCGCTAAAGGGCAAAAAGTGATTGTCGATGATGTAGATGTTTCTGAAGAAATTCGTTCGCAACAAGTAACAGCGCACGTCTCGGCGGTTGCGGTGCATTCGGGTGTTCGGGCACTAATGGTTGAAAAACAGCAACAGCTCGCTGAAGGTACGGGAGTTGTTATGGACGGACGAGATATCGGAACTGCTGTACTGCCAAATGCTGAGCTTAAAATCTTTATGACGGCATCGGTAGAAGAGCGTGCAATGCGTCGCTACCTTGAGAATGAGAAACGTGGGATGGCGACACCACTCGAACAATTGGCGGCTGAAATTAGTGAGCGTGACAGAGCGGATAGTGAAAGAGTAGTCTCCCCGTTAAAGCAAGCGGAAGACGCAATTGTAATTGACACGACTTCGATGACAATCGAGGAGGTTGCAAGAGAGATTAGTAAACTTGCTGAAGAGAGGGCACATATATGA
- a CDS encoding flagellar brake domain-containing protein has protein sequence MLLSIGTVLVIDKDFTEGGEKYKSKVVDIGENFVMIDYPTQINSGKSAFFLDGTQLIVTFIDHLKMSYAFRTEVNGRLNQGIPMLKLTYPGDDQLIKIQRREFVRVETAIDIAVEKDGVFTQLVAEDISAGGVALNVPDKVSFGPEDQVALTIVLPFMNKEIKYIKVSGRVIRIWEKEGRKIASLQFENIEPVNAQYIVRFCFERQLKMRNTK, from the coding sequence ATGTTACTTTCAATTGGGACAGTCCTTGTCATTGACAAAGACTTTACCGAAGGCGGCGAAAAATATAAAAGCAAAGTAGTGGATATCGGCGAAAATTTCGTGATGATTGATTATCCAACGCAAATCAATTCGGGGAAGTCTGCCTTTTTTCTTGATGGGACACAACTGATTGTGACATTTATAGATCATTTAAAAATGTCATATGCTTTCCGAACAGAAGTGAATGGCAGATTAAACCAAGGCATTCCGATGCTGAAATTAACATATCCCGGAGACGATCAGCTCATTAAAATTCAGCGACGTGAGTTCGTTCGGGTTGAAACGGCAATAGACATTGCGGTTGAAAAGGACGGGGTATTTACTCAGTTAGTAGCGGAAGATATTAGTGCGGGTGGTGTGGCATTAAATGTACCGGACAAAGTCTCGTTTGGTCCTGAAGATCAAGTAGCTCTGACAATTGTTCTCCCATTTATGAATAAAGAAATTAAATACATTAAAGTATCTGGACGTGTCATTCGCATTTGGGAGAAGGAAGGGCGGAAAATCGCTTCGTTACAATTTGAGAACATTGAGCCGGTCAATGCGCAGTACATTGTTCGCTTTTGTTTCGAGCGACAACTAAAAATGCGTAATACAAAATAG
- a CDS encoding PepSY1/2 domain-containing protein, translating into MNIPINFCSYMKKMLFVVTYAFVVLTVFTVGKSAENDQLSLALSGQYANKMADASEKLDELDTAVKKTLLFNEADGSEKAREDIWRLSSDIKNSVASLPLDQSFATSWTNYLGRLGNYAKETSRATDQKEFHQVMAQASKNLEVMADEWEMATVGMVNGRLSMDEWRNRLNTADAGHDWAGMATAVKQYTESDFPLTASESDSMKKKELRDMQDQKVTRDEAVERFKQLFPHVSNEIVGVEMSKPGSPYPFYHIRFAENQSIGYIDVTEKGGHVLSFLSERPFGKESLPFEEIQKKAETFLKDAGYKDLVYEESRENSTAWHFVYVRVEPEYKAKVFSDVIHLKVAKDNGGIVGLDASEYIRKEKTAQQPIMKIDWTTFFHSGVTVMKEELAYVENDRLEQRLSHYLTVTMGENGQAGTYAVIVDTETAEVIKTERLQ; encoded by the coding sequence ATGAATATCCCGATAAACTTTTGCTCCTATATGAAAAAAATGTTATTTGTTGTGACCTATGCATTTGTTGTATTGACCGTGTTTACAGTTGGAAAATCGGCTGAAAATGACCAGCTGTCGTTAGCGCTAAGTGGACAATATGCGAATAAGATGGCAGACGCCTCGGAGAAACTTGACGAATTAGATACAGCTGTAAAAAAGACGCTATTATTTAATGAAGCGGACGGCTCGGAAAAAGCGCGTGAAGATATTTGGCGTCTCTCTTCGGATATAAAAAATTCGGTTGCCTCTTTACCGCTGGATCAAAGCTTTGCAACTTCTTGGACAAATTACTTAGGTCGCCTCGGTAATTATGCGAAAGAAACGAGTCGTGCTACAGATCAAAAGGAATTTCATCAAGTAATGGCGCAAGCATCAAAAAATCTTGAGGTTATGGCAGATGAATGGGAAATGGCAACCGTTGGTATGGTCAACGGCAGGCTTTCAATGGATGAGTGGCGCAACAGGTTAAATACTGCGGATGCTGGACATGATTGGGCTGGCATGGCAACAGCTGTTAAACAATATACAGAAAGTGATTTTCCATTAACCGCAAGTGAATCAGATTCAATGAAGAAAAAAGAATTACGAGATATGCAAGACCAAAAAGTAACACGTGATGAAGCTGTAGAGCGTTTTAAGCAGCTGTTTCCACATGTATCAAACGAAATTGTTGGTGTTGAAATGAGTAAACCAGGCTCACCTTATCCGTTTTACCACATCCGTTTTGCTGAAAATCAATCGATTGGCTACATCGATGTAACTGAGAAAGGAGGCCATGTTCTATCGTTTTTGTCAGAAAGGCCGTTTGGAAAAGAAAGTCTGCCATTTGAAGAAATTCAAAAGAAGGCAGAGACGTTTTTAAAAGATGCGGGTTATAAGGATTTGGTCTATGAAGAATCCCGAGAGAATAGTACTGCATGGCATTTTGTTTATGTCAGAGTAGAGCCTGAATATAAGGCGAAAGTATTTTCGGATGTTATTCATCTCAAGGTGGCAAAGGATAATGGTGGAATTGTTGGGCTTGATGCTTCTGAATATATACGAAAAGAGAAGACGGCACAACAACCGATTATGAAAATCGATTGGACCACCTTTTTCCATTCAGGTGTTACAGTTATGAAGGAAGAGCTTGCCTATGTGGAAAATGATCGACTTGAGCAACGACTGTCGCATTATTTGACGGTGACGATGGGTGAAAACGGTCAAGCCGGTACTTATGCAGTAATTGTGGATACAGAAACCGCCGAAGTGATTAAAACTGAAAGGCTTCAATAA
- the sleB gene encoding spore cortex-lytic enzyme — protein sequence MRMLAVVLLLSCAYVTSPVQISAFSAQNIARGASGDDVIELQARLQYIGYYTGTIDGKFGYGTYWALRNFQEKYGLPVDGIAGANTKKKLADASKYDEKFVKDNLKKGNKFTHFGGKPLANQVTSGGGSGGKQENVQLPSKYSEQDLKLLANAVYGEARGEPYEGQVAVAAVILNRIEHADFPDSVGGVIFQPGAFTAVDDGQIWLEPNERAKEAVLDAINGWDPSENAIYYFNPITATSKWIWSRPQIKKIGLHIFCS from the coding sequence ATCCGCATGCTGGCGGTTGTACTTCTTCTTAGTTGTGCGTATGTAACCTCTCCCGTTCAAATTTCAGCGTTTAGTGCGCAGAATATCGCGAGAGGTGCTTCTGGTGATGATGTAATTGAATTGCAAGCAAGGCTCCAGTATATCGGCTACTATACGGGTACAATTGACGGGAAATTTGGGTACGGTACCTATTGGGCATTGCGTAATTTTCAAGAGAAGTATGGGCTACCTGTAGACGGCATTGCAGGTGCCAATACGAAGAAAAAGTTGGCAGATGCTTCGAAGTATGATGAGAAATTTGTCAAAGACAATTTGAAGAAAGGTAATAAGTTCACACACTTTGGAGGTAAACCTCTTGCCAATCAAGTGACGTCAGGAGGGGGAAGTGGAGGGAAACAAGAAAATGTCCAATTACCTTCTAAATACTCAGAACAGGATCTTAAGCTACTTGCAAACGCGGTTTATGGTGAGGCAAGGGGAGAACCGTACGAAGGTCAAGTTGCAGTCGCAGCGGTAATCTTGAACCGTATTGAGCACGCAGATTTTCCAGATTCAGTAGGTGGGGTTATTTTTCAACCAGGTGCATTTACGGCAGTAGATGATGGTCAAATTTGGCTAGAGCCGAATGAACGGGCGAAAGAGGCTGTTCTAGATGCTATTAACGGTTGGGATCCATCTGAAAATGCGATTTATTATTTTAACCCGATTACAGCAACGAGCAAATGGATATGGTCACGACCGCAAATTAAGAAAATTGGTCTGCATATTTTTTGTAGTTAA
- the prsW gene encoding glutamic-type intramembrane protease PrsW, whose product MFILLTIAIAPGLALFSYFYLRKQIAKEPTRTLFHTFLYGAIMTFPILFIQHVFEEENIFTTVFFRDVIFTSGLEEFFKWLILLIAIYRHVEFEDAYDGILYGASVSLGFATVENIIYLLAFGTDTAFLRALLPVSSHALFGVVMGYYFGRAKFAVESHINKYLFLAFLAPYSLHFVYNGILTVHDLWLYLIVPFMLFLWWFGLTRVKRAHMFAMQQFRRKAQVNTK is encoded by the coding sequence ATGTTTATATTGCTGACGATAGCGATTGCGCCAGGATTGGCGCTTTTCAGTTATTTTTATTTGAGAAAACAAATTGCTAAGGAACCGACACGTACATTATTTCATACATTTCTATACGGGGCGATCATGACGTTCCCGATTTTGTTTATTCAACATGTATTTGAAGAGGAAAATATTTTTACGACGGTTTTTTTTCGCGATGTTATTTTTACGAGTGGACTTGAGGAATTTTTTAAGTGGTTGATTTTGCTGATTGCTATTTATCGGCATGTTGAATTTGAAGATGCTTATGACGGGATTTTATATGGGGCAAGTGTTTCGCTTGGTTTTGCGACAGTTGAAAATATTATTTATCTGTTGGCGTTTGGTACAGATACGGCATTTCTCCGTGCTTTACTACCTGTTTCGAGTCATGCGTTATTTGGGGTTGTCATGGGCTATTATTTTGGTCGTGCGAAGTTTGCGGTAGAATCCCATATTAATAAGTACTTATTTTTAGCATTTCTTGCTCCGTATAGCTTGCACTTTGTCTATAATGGTATTCTGACTGTTCATGATTTATGGTTGTACTTAATCGTTCCATTCATGCTGTTCCTATGGTGGTTCGGGTTGACGCGGGTGAAACGTGCACATATGTTCGCGATGCAGCAATTTAGACGCAAGGCGCAGGTAAACACAAAATGA